The sequence TCCAATTCCAGCACTTGACGACGTTTCGTATAACAGATGAAAAAGGCATCCTGTACAACTTCCTGGGCTTTCCCCCAATCGTTCAAATAGCTGAAAGACAGCTTTGTCAAGCGCTCGCCAAGCTCATCCATCAAACCGGACAGCCATACTTCTTCTTCGGATTCATTCCCAAACCTTCCCATTCGCATGTTCAACCCCCGCCACCCTTACTACATACAATCTTACCTTTAAGACGAGTGCAAAGGTGCATTTGGTTTCAAAATGGGTGATTGCTTGTAAAATTCGTTAAAAAAGTGCCAGATACTTGAACACTTTTAAGTTTAAGTATCTGGCATCTTATACGAATACACCATTATGCTAATAATAAGCAAATACTAAAAAGAACCACCCAATGCGCTAACATTAAGCGGTCTGCAACGTGCAATAGTAGCTCCCCTACAAGGCGGACAGCTCGGGTTCTGAAACACTAAAGAAGTTCCAGGTTCTCAACCATCACCAATCAATTGCACACAACTATCTACGCCATAATTTTAGGTTTTCGCTGTTTCAATAACGGCTCTTCACTGTCGATTTCCTCGCCCGTATCAATATCAATAAATGTACTTGTCTCCGTAAACCAGCAATCCGGGGCTTCGTGTCCCCAAAAAGTTTGCCTAAGTGGATCATTTAAATCCCAACGTTTCGGTTTTAAATCCGGATCGCTTGTTAAATAATCACCTGTGTACAACTCAATTCGATGGCCATCTGGATCTCTCAGGTACAGGAAGAACGCGTTGGATAAGCCATGACGTCCAGGTCCGCGTTCAATGGAAGCAGCATACCCCATACTCGCTAACACATCACAACAGTCAAGAACGCTCAGACGATCAGTTAGTGAATAGGCGAAGTGATGCAATTTAGGTCCTGGACCACTCATGAAGGCTTGATCATGAACCGTCGGCTTTCGGTAAAGCCATGCCGCCCATAGGTCTCCATCTTCGGTATCCGTATACTCTGAACAGGAAAACCCTAACTGATCCACATAAAAGTCATAGGCCTTTTGGACATCAGGCACTGCACAATTCACGTGGTCAATCCGCTGAATTTTTGCTCCTCGATAATGGTCATATCGCTGCAGCATCCGATCGACGACAGTCATTTCCGCGAAAAACTCCAATGGGATACCCGATATATCATGTGCCCGAAGAGTTCTACCCATTGCATGTTGCTTGCCTTTCGCCAACCATCTTGTTTTTAGTCCTTGTGAACTGAAAAGCTTTTCGATTTCATCCAGATCCTGTTCTTTCTGAACTTTATAACTAAGCACTTCAACAGCGGCTTTATCCGCTTTTTTCAAAAGTAAGCTATGATGGGAATGTTCCTCTAAACCTCTCAAATAAATATGGTTTTCATCGCTTTCCGTTTCAATCATGCCTAATCCATCCACATAAAATTTGCGGGATGCCTGCAAATCCACTACATGAAGCACTGTTCTAGCGATTCGAATAATTGAAAAATCCATGTAAGCCCCCCCCTAACTTCCCCTATTTCTTTCCGAATTGCTGAATACGATGCTCTTCAATCGACACATGAATCACTTTCAGCTCAGTATAAAAATCGAAGCCGTAATGGCCTCCTTCGCGCCCAATTCCTGAGGATTTTGAGCCGCCGAATGGTGTTCGTAAATCGCGTACGTTCTGGGCGTTGACCCAAAGCATTCCGGCTTCAACTTTATGTGCGACTCGGTGGCCACGTTTAATGTCATTCGTCCATACATAACCCGCGAGTCCATAATCGATGTCGTTCGCCAACTTAATGACTTCTTCTTCATCTTTAAATGTCATGACGGTTAATACAGGTCCGAAGATTTCTTCCTGTGCCACACGCATGTGATTTTCTGCATTCAGGATAAGGGTAGGCGCTACAAAATTCCCTCTTGCGAATTGGGTAGGAATATTAGCGGTAATGACGTCTGCTCCTTCTTCCTTCGCAACGTCCAAATAGCCTTTCACTTTCGTGTAATGTCCCTTATCAATCAATGGCCCTACTTCAGTTCTTGCATCTAACGGGTCTCCGACTTTAATCGAAGCAACACGGATCTTTAAAGCTTCAATGAATTTCTCTTGAATTCCCTCTTGCAAAAAAAGCCGTGAGTTTGCTGTGCAGCGTTCCCCGTTGAAGGAATAGATCCCCCACACGCAAGCATCTAATGCCCGTTCGAAATCAGCATCATCGAAGACGATGATTGGTGATTTCCCACCCAGTTCCATCGAGCAGCTTTTCAGTGTATCCGCACTATTTTTGATAATGGTTGAACCTGTTGTTGTTTCGCCTGTAAATGAAATAAGCTGAACGTCAGGATGTCTGACAAGCGCATCCCCCGCAGTCTCACCGTATCCATGAACAACATTGAAGACACCTTTCGGAAGTTCAGCTTTATGGATTACTTCCGCCAATAGATTAGCAGAAAGCGGGGACAGTTCCGCCGGCTTTAAAACAACCGTATTACCAGTCGCAAGCGCAGGAGCCACTTTCCACGTTTCTAACATGAAAGGCGCATTCCATGGTGTGATTAACCCTGCAACCCCTACAGGCGAATGGATCGTATAATTGATAAATTCATCATCCACTTGATAGGCATCTCCTACAAGACGACTTTCCACCATGCGGGCATAAAATCTAAAGTTTTCTGAAGCACGGCTTACCATATTTCTCGTTTGGCTAATCGGAAGTCCTGTATCAAGTGCTTCCAAATAAGCTATTTTCTCGATTTCTTCATCAATCAAATCTGCTATACGGTAAATGTATGCCATTCGATCTTTCAGTTTCATCGTTTTCCAAGGACCGTGATCAAAGGCTTCCCTGGCGGCCGCCACTGCTTTATCAATATCATCTGATTGTCCTTCGGCAACTTCATTGATTTGTTCATTTGTAAACGGGTTCATGTTTTTAATCGTTTTCCCACTTGCAGCGGAAGTGAACTCCCCATTTATATAGAGTGATATATTCTTTTGTGTTTCATGTTTCAAAGAAACCGTTTCGCCCGTCGTTATCATCCTTATCACCTATTCTCTTTTTTCTTCCATCATCTTACAGCGGTTTCCTCCGATAGAATCGCAAGGTCCAAAAGTGTTTTACGAACTTCTTCTTGTATTTCTGCGGATGGTAATCCTAAAGGTAAGCGGAGCTTTGGTGTAATTTTCCCCATCATGCCAAGTGCTACTTTAACTGGCGATGGATTTGTGTCCTTGAACAGCACATCATTCAATGGCATTAATTCGAAATGAAGGTCTTGTGCTCTTTTCACATCCCCCGCGTCCCACGCATTATAAAGTTCGGCCACTTTTGCCGGTTCCACATTAGCTGTTGCACTGATAAAACCCGCACCCCCTATAGCTAGCATCGGATAACAAAGGAGTTCGATGCCTGAGTACAATAGAAAGTCCCTTCCACAATTCAGCAGCACACGATTGACATGTTCAAAGTCTTTATTCGCTTCTTTTACGCCTATAATGTTCGGACAATCTTCAACTAAACGTTTCATCGTACTGACTTCCATATTGACAGCGGATCGACCGGGTATATTGTAAATGATGATGGGTGTCACAACAGAATCTGCTACTGTTTTAAAGTGCTGATAAAGGGCTTCCTGGTTCGGTTTGTTGTAATAAGGTACAATAACCATCGCGGCATCCGCACCTATTTCCTCAGCATATTTTGTAAGCTCCATTGTTTCATCATGATTGGTTGAACCAGTTCCTGGCGCGAAAAACACACGGCCATCAATCGTTTCTTTCGCTAGGTCCATAACTCGTTTTCTCTCCGCGATTGTCAATGAGCTTGGTTCACCACTTGTTCCTGTAACAGAAATCCCATGGCTGCCACTGGCAATTTGCCAATTGATCAACTCGGCAAACGTTTTTTCATCAATTTCCCCACTTTCAGTAAATGGGGTAATGACAGGACAAATTGAACCTCTTAACTTCTTTTTCGCCTCTTCATATGCCACTAGAATCCACTCCTCCTTAGTGATTAAGCACACACTTGCCTTGCGCTTTGAAACAACTTATCCTTCAAGCTCTTTTAGTTCGCGATACTTCCCTTGGCTATAGAGTAAGGGAGCTTTTTCTTCAAGCTGAACGCCTGTAACATGACCGATGAAAATCGTGTGATCTCCCGCTACAAATTCACTGTGCAGCACACAAGTGACAATCGCTAACGATCCTTCTAGTACTGGCAAACCCTTATAAGATTCGAACGTCATTTCAGATTTCAGATTCAGTTGACCTGAAAATTGCTTCGAGACGATTTCCTGGTCAGATGATAATATGTTAATCGCGAATTGTTTAGCATCTTTTATATGCTGAAGCATTTTCGCATTTTCTCCGATACTGATCGCGACAAGCTTTGGGTTTAATGAAATGGACATAAAAGCATTTGCTGTCATGCCATGCACTTCTTCAGCAACCTCCGTCGTAATGACCGTTACACCTGTTGCAAAACTTCCCATGACATTTCTGAACAACCGATCTTCTATTTCATGATCTGCTTGTTGCATCGTGCATTCTCCTTCCCACTTTCAACTACTTTTCCATTCCTGCTCAAGAAATGATGCCAGCTTCTTTTTTTGTTTTATTCAAGAAGTTTGTCACCATATCTTTATACGGCTGTTTATCAAATCCATCATAATAGGCATTTGACATTCTAACTGGATCTCCAAAGAAGTAATATTCATAAAGTGCTTGGCGGTTTCCGAATGCACTAATGGAGATATCCCATGCTAAACGGAACAGTTGTACTTTTTCCTCACCGTTCGTATTCGCACCTTGCGTGTAACGGTGTACTAATGGGCCGACGTCTGAGTTGCTGAAGTCCGCTTCAGTTGGAAGTGCCATCAATCCTGAAGCGCCTAAGATCTTAATGATTTCATTCATGCGCTGGTACATTTTGGGGAACCAGTTGCGCGCCGCATTTAGCGGTTCAAAGTCTGGCGTCATATTTCCATATTGATCGATTTTTGCATTGTGTTCAGATTTATATAAATGAGAACGCATCACTTCTAAAATGACCATGATTTCGCTTGCCTTTTCTTTCACATGCATGAACTTATCGATACCGATTGCTTCCATCATGCTAACGACAACACCTAGAATGAATTCGGTTTTTACAACGTTTTTGCAAATGACTTGATGGGTCATATGTATAACCGCATTTGTCTCGGTATACGTACGATTACAAATATCTGTACTTTCACTTACAAACACTCTCTCCCACGGAACAAATACATCTTCAAACGATATAATGGCATCGCTTTCATCGAACCGTGCGCCTAACGGGTGATCCCATTTACTTTTCCCATAGTCGAAAGATTCACGGGATAGGAATTTTAACCCCTTAGTATTATTCGGAATGGCAAATGCAAATGCATATGGATCATCTGTTGTGCCCGGAGTTCTATTGATGGTAGAAGGGAATACGACGAGTTCATCCGTGATTCCGCCAAGCGTTGCCAATAGGCGGCAACCATTCACAATAATTCCGTCTGCTGTTTTTTTCGTAATACGTGCGGAGAGGAATGGATCATTTTGTTCGGATTGCGTGAGTTTGGATCGGTTCACTTGCGGATGGATTAATGTATGCGTTAAGCTAATATCGTTTTCCCGGGCATACTCATAGTAATTTGCTGCGTTTTTAGCAAATTGATCACTTCCGCCACCTGCTTGCGCGAAAAACTGGCTGGCTGTTCCGAATGCCATAATGCTAGTGTTCAAGTAATCTGGCGATCGCCCCATCATCCCCCCGGAAAAAGTAGCCCATTCTGTATGCATTTCACGTCTTTTGAACAAATCCTCTTTCGTTTTTGGTGCAATAAAAGAAAGCCCTACTTTTTCCCCAGACGTCGGTGAAGTATACAGCATTTTCTCTGGCTTCTCGTGTTGTAAATCATAGAGACCCGCTACGCTCTCGACTACATTTTTAAATGCAGGATGTGTGGTGACATCATCTACTTTCTCACCGTGGATCCAAACTTCCGTCTTCCGTTCTTTAATACCTTCAATGTATTCTTTCCCTGTACGTGCACCCATGCCATTCCCTCCCATTTTTTCATACGATAACTTTCAATCCGATCAGTGACCGATGATTTTTCACTTCTTTTTAAATCTCGTGTGAATGTTATTCTGTTTATACGTACCTGCTTCACTAAATTCAACTAATTCCATTGACAATGCTAAATAACGCTTGGATGAAACGTGAGAGAAATGTTCTTTTATCACTTCAAATAACGCATCGCATACGTCTTTTTTTACTTCATCGGAGCGCCCAGCCCCAATTTTCAACTGTGCATGGACAAATGCATCATCCTCGGCACCATCTGCAGCGCGATACTCCTTTAACTCAATCGCTCTGGAACGAAGACCGCCTATCGGGAAAATAGTGTCTCTTGCAATAAGAACTTTATGAATCTCTTCTAATAGCTTGTTAATATTTGCTTCTTCTTTTAGATTATCCGTGTACTCGACGAAAAAAAACGGCAACTACAACCACCCTTTCCGTACTATCGATTTGTGAATGACTCATCGCCGATTATCGTATTCACCAAACGTCCAATTCCCTCAATTTCTGTAACGACTACATCACCTACTGCCGTATCGACAGATCCTTTCGGAGTGCCCGTGAGAATAACATCGTTTTCACTTAACGTCATAAAGCTGCTTAAATAGGAAATGAGGGTTCGGATATCGAAAATCATATCCGCTGTTGTGCCTTCCTGGACGAGTTTGTCGTTAATATGCGTCGTCAATTTTAGATTCATAGGATCAGCCACATCTGTTGCATCCACAATCCATGGCCCGAATGGCGTACCTGTATCTCGATTTTTCACGCGCAAGTTTGGACGATAATAGTTCTCCAAGTAATCCCTGATTGCATAATCATTGGCGACACTATAGCCTTTAATGTACTTGTAAGCATCCTCGGGTTTTACATTCCGGGCTGTTTCGCCGATGATGACAGCTAATTCACATTCATAATGCATATAGGTCACATCTGCAGGTCGACGGGTAAAGGCATTGTGCCCGACAAATGTATTTGGCCCTTTTAAAAATACAAGTGGTTCTGACGGAGCGGAAAATGCAAGTTCCGCTGCATGGTCTGCATAATTCAGGCCTAAGGCAAACACGGTTCGCGGTTCTATTGGCGTAAGCCAGACCACATCGTGTTCCTCGACGATTCGACCATCCTCTAATTTAAGTTGTCCAGCGCACTCC is a genomic window of Sporosarcina oncorhynchi containing:
- the hpaD gene encoding 3,4-dihydroxyphenylacetate 2,3-dioxygenase → MDFSIIRIARTVLHVVDLQASRKFYVDGLGMIETESDENHIYLRGLEEHSHHSLLLKKADKAAVEVLSYKVQKEQDLDEIEKLFSSQGLKTRWLAKGKQHAMGRTLRAHDISGIPLEFFAEMTVVDRMLQRYDHYRGAKIQRIDHVNCAVPDVQKAYDFYVDQLGFSCSEYTDTEDGDLWAAWLYRKPTVHDQAFMSGPGPKLHHFAYSLTDRLSVLDCCDVLASMGYAASIERGPGRHGLSNAFFLYLRDPDGHRIELYTGDYLTSDPDLKPKRWDLNDPLRQTFWGHEAPDCWFTETSTFIDIDTGEEIDSEEPLLKQRKPKIMA
- the hpaE gene encoding 5-carboxymethyl-2-hydroxymuconate semialdehyde dehydrogenase, which gives rise to MITTGETVSLKHETQKNISLYINGEFTSAASGKTIKNMNPFTNEQINEVAEGQSDDIDKAVAAAREAFDHGPWKTMKLKDRMAYIYRIADLIDEEIEKIAYLEALDTGLPISQTRNMVSRASENFRFYARMVESRLVGDAYQVDDEFINYTIHSPVGVAGLITPWNAPFMLETWKVAPALATGNTVVLKPAELSPLSANLLAEVIHKAELPKGVFNVVHGYGETAGDALVRHPDVQLISFTGETTTGSTIIKNSADTLKSCSMELGGKSPIIVFDDADFERALDACVWGIYSFNGERCTANSRLFLQEGIQEKFIEALKIRVASIKVGDPLDARTEVGPLIDKGHYTKVKGYLDVAKEEGADVITANIPTQFARGNFVAPTLILNAENHMRVAQEEIFGPVLTVMTFKDEEEVIKLANDIDYGLAGYVWTNDIKRGHRVAHKVEAGMLWVNAQNVRDLRTPFGGSKSSGIGREGGHYGFDFYTELKVIHVSIEEHRIQQFGKK
- the hpaI gene encoding 2,4-dihydroxyhept-2-ene-1,7-dioic acid aldolase, which encodes MAYEEAKKKLRGSICPVITPFTESGEIDEKTFAELINWQIASGSHGISVTGTSGEPSSLTIAERKRVMDLAKETIDGRVFFAPGTGSTNHDETMELTKYAEEIGADAAMVIVPYYNKPNQEALYQHFKTVADSVVTPIIIYNIPGRSAVNMEVSTMKRLVEDCPNIIGVKEANKDFEHVNRVLLNCGRDFLLYSGIELLCYPMLAIGGAGFISATANVEPAKVAELYNAWDAGDVKRAQDLHFELMPLNDVLFKDTNPSPVKVALGMMGKITPKLRLPLGLPSAEIQEEVRKTLLDLAILSEETAVR
- a CDS encoding flavin reductase family protein yields the protein MQQADHEIEDRLFRNVMGSFATGVTVITTEVAEEVHGMTANAFMSISLNPKLVAISIGENAKMLQHIKDAKQFAINILSSDQEIVSKQFSGQLNLKSEMTFESYKGLPVLEGSLAIVTCVLHSEFVAGDHTIFIGHVTGVQLEEKAPLLYSQGKYRELKELEG
- the hpaB gene encoding 4-hydroxyphenylacetate 3-monooxygenase, oxygenase component encodes the protein MGARTGKEYIEGIKERKTEVWIHGEKVDDVTTHPAFKNVVESVAGLYDLQHEKPEKMLYTSPTSGEKVGLSFIAPKTKEDLFKRREMHTEWATFSGGMMGRSPDYLNTSIMAFGTASQFFAQAGGGSDQFAKNAANYYEYARENDISLTHTLIHPQVNRSKLTQSEQNDPFLSARITKKTADGIIVNGCRLLATLGGITDELVVFPSTINRTPGTTDDPYAFAFAIPNNTKGLKFLSRESFDYGKSKWDHPLGARFDESDAIISFEDVFVPWERVFVSESTDICNRTYTETNAVIHMTHQVICKNVVKTEFILGVVVSMMEAIGIDKFMHVKEKASEIMVILEVMRSHLYKSEHNAKIDQYGNMTPDFEPLNAARNWFPKMYQRMNEIIKILGASGLMALPTEADFSNSDVGPLVHRYTQGANTNGEEKVQLFRLAWDISISAFGNRQALYEYYFFGDPVRMSNAYYDGFDKQPYKDMVTNFLNKTKKEAGIIS
- a CDS encoding 5-carboxymethyl-2-hydroxymuconate Delta-isomerase translates to MPFFFVEYTDNLKEEANINKLLEEIHKVLIARDTIFPIGGLRSRAIELKEYRAADGAEDDAFVHAQLKIGAGRSDEVKKDVCDALFEVIKEHFSHVSSKRYLALSMELVEFSEAGTYKQNNIHTRFKKK
- a CDS encoding fumarylacetoacetate hydrolase family protein, whose amino-acid sequence is MRRARIAYGGAIHEAVECAGQLKLEDGRIVEEHDVVWLTPIEPRTVFALGLNYADHAAELAFSAPSEPLVFLKGPNTFVGHNAFTRRPADVTYMHYECELAVIIGETARNVKPEDAYKYIKGYSVANDYAIRDYLENYYRPNLRVKNRDTGTPFGPWIVDATDVADPMNLKLTTHINDKLVQEGTTADMIFDIRTLISYLSSFMTLSENDVILTGTPKGSVDTAVGDVVVTEIEGIGRLVNTIIGDESFTNR